The Cervus canadensis isolate Bull #8, Minnesota chromosome 5, ASM1932006v1, whole genome shotgun sequence genome contains the following window.
AATTAACGGATTAATTTAAAACCCTTTTAAAGTGGGGTTTCAACCTCCTCAGACTGTTACAGCTCCCCTCCAGCCTGAAGAATTGACCTGGAGCCCACCACTCGTCTCTTCTGCCAAGCTCATCCTCCTTTAATGTATTCTGGCTCCAGGGGACTGAGGTCACCGGAGACCTGCAGCAGGGGTGTCCGGGAGAATGAGAATGCTCTCTCCAGTTTCCCTAGTCACAACTGAGAGGACAGGAgatgggaagaaaaagaggacaGAATAGATGCTGGAACGTaaggtaagaaaactgaaatggcGGTAGGAGTCAGCTCGTAGCACTCTCTGGCCTGATAGGAGTGAGGGGTGAAGTTATATCAGTGACAGGGAACTGGGTTAGGGACGATTGCTGGATGCATGTGTTCCCCTCTTTCTGAGGCTAATCTATGTAAGTTAAAACAATTGTACCACAGTCTCAAGTTATTGCCAAGTCTCAGGATCTACTGATGAGTGAGAGGCAGCCATGAGCAGCAGGTACCTCCCAGAATTTGCCAGCACATTTGAGGGTGTATAACCATATGGGGATTGGAGGCAGAGCTCTAGATGATGGATGTTGCCTCTTTCAGTGTTTCAGTTACTTCATCTCTGGGCAGGATAATCATTTTGGCCTCTAActagtatttgttttctatttttcttcttccttttaagcAGGTTTCTAGGCCTTTAGTGAGTCTTGGAATCAAAGGTTCAGAAAATTTTGGCTGTGTGAAAATAGAAGCTGCTGGAAGTCAgtgtctctttcttcttttggaaTGGCTAAACCGAAAAACCAGATTATACCCTGTGTTCTcaacagggaagggagagaggggggaGAGGTTTCCAGAACCTGAGATGCTTTACCTTTCTTACAAACCCATGCTTGGCTTGGCAGTGGCACCCTGGAAAGTTGCAGTGGCTCAGAGGGGATGCCACATAACCAGCCTGTGAGGTGGGACTCGAGGAGCCAGGAGTCTAAGCCCCATACATGGCATAGAAGCAGAGGGCCACCATATCTCCAGGGACCACAGTGGGCTTGCTCAGTGAGGATGACGTGGATAGCCAAGATAAACTAAATGTCAGTTCCTGCCTGTGTTTTTCCAGGATCACACATTGCCAGTAATGTCTGAGTGAATTTCCCCCCGGCCTGGCAAGGTGGAGACTGGGAGTCAGAATGAAATTGattaaaacaaatgaaggaaATGTGTATTTCTTGCAAGTCCAAGATTTCATATCCACTGAGCTTATAATTCTTTTTGCATCTCAGAATTGAAGATGACATTTCTCCTTGTCACATGGAGGAGGTATAGGTACTCTGAAGGTGGAAGTGGAAATGATAAGGACTGTAAGTTCTATGAAGGAGGGATCTAATCTGTAAGTCTTCGGTAAGCAGGTATTGAATATGTGATAAGTGAATAAATAGACCAAATATAAGCAGTTATTTTTGCTTGACAGGTGTAGGTAGAAAAACTGGGAGATGTACTGGCTCATTCTTCATGTGGGGTGGCATCACCCTCTATTTCTGTGGCCACTTTAGTCCTGATTACTTTCAGCTCACACACCCCACAAAGGACCAGCACAATGGACCACCCAGAGGCTGGAGAATGTCCCCTGTGGTCCGCCTAAGAACAGTCTGCCCTGACGCTAGAGAGTCAGAGTCAGGGAAGGCAGATACATCCAGTGGCTTTTCTTTAGCCTTGCTGACTTGTCATCAGGCCTGTTGCCTAATTTCCCTTAGACTGCTCTAGGTTCTTTTTAAAGACACATGATCTAGGAGTTACACACCTGCCTGATCAATAACCCCAGGTATCAGAAAAAGTCACCTCATATCCCAAGCCCCTCACCAGCAACACAGCCTGTTTTGGGCTCAGCTCCTCTGTAGCTGGCACAGAAGCAGCCTTCTATTTCTTGTTGACCGCTCCCATTTTCCAACTTCATGGTGCAGAAAGCCCTGATTCAAGCCATTTTCCCCATTAGCACTACCTGTGCATGAATGCCTCATTGCTTTCCAAATATCAAACTCTAATGGAATAATAGGCTTTAACCTAGAGCAGACAGCAAGGCTGATCAGGTGTTAAAGAAGGATtattaatgaaaatgagaaaaacaacatATTTAAGAGACAGAGTCAAACGAAGAGAACAGTGGGATGGCAGTTTCTTACTGCTCGAGGGAAGCAGCCATTAAGGCACAGCGTCTGCTTTCACAACAGCCATGGGGATGCTCTGTCTCGGGGAGTAATGAAGATTGCACCTTTCATCACAGGGGGGCAGCAAATTTCCTGAACATTAGCTCCTTGCTTCTCACTGAGTCCCTGAGACAGATGTCAGAGGGTAGGGAGAGATGCTGGCAGGAAGCTGTGTTCTGGAACTACCAAGAATGTGGGCTTGAAAAGTGAAGTGGAAAGTCGGAGTGATTGCAAGTTGCTTTGGGACCAAAAAGGCCCAGAACAGACTGAGGACCATGAGAGCAGAGCTGAGCAGAAAAAGCCCCACTTCAGTGCTGAAAGCAAAGATCAGTGAGTTTATCTGCCACGCCTTCAGGGGGGTGGCTATCTAAGGAAAATTCCTCAATCTAAGGcaagttctttcctttctggtcCTGGTTTTACTGGGACAAGAGTAGCTGTTCTTCCTCCCTCAGGTAGTGGCCGTGACTCAGTAATTCATGTGATAAAAGTGCTCTCAGATTGAATAGCAGATTTTATCTGTTGACATTTATTTAGCAATTTACTTAGTCCTTTTGCACCGTGATGTGGGAGGCGCTGTGTTTCAGGCAAAGATATGTGAAACAAGTCTTTTGAATCTGCATGACACAGTAGGGCAGGCAATGCCCTGCCCGACAAGATGACTCAGTTTTCTATCTGGGGAAATAGGTGAATGGTGACAAATCCCCATTTAAAGAGCAATTTAAATTTAGAATTATGAGACTTCAGAGGAAGAAGAGCTCATTTCTGGCTTGAGAGCCTAATGGAAAGCTGCCCTTGGAAATAGGGGTCAGGAAAGCTAAGACTCAAGACTGGGCAGATAGGGTGGAGGTGGCATTCAGAAATAAGGATGAGAACGACACGGAATGGAAAAGGCCAAGTGATGTTCAGAGAGTGGAGGGTACCCCACGTGTGTGGAGTGAAGGGTGCATGTGGGGTGGGTGTAAGATGAAGCTGGAGTGTGAAGAAGCAGCATGAGGATGAGGGTCAGAGAAACCAGGCGGAGCAGTGGAAAAAGGTCCCATTTGAAGCTAATGGAACCTTTGTCAAAGGAGTTTTTTTCAGGGCGACGAGGGGGCGGGCCCGTGCGCGGGAGTCCATGTGGGCGCCGGCGCAGCCGGGAACCGCGCGGGTCGCCATGGCGGAGCTGCAGCAGCAACTCCGGGTGCAGGAGGCGGTGGACTCCATGGTGAAGAGTCTGGAGAGGGAGAATATCCGGAAGATGCAGGGCCTTATGTTCCGGTGCAGCGCCGCCTGCTGTGAGGAAAGCCATGCGTCCATGCAGCAAGTGCACCAGTGCATTGAGCGCTGCCATGCACCTCTGGCTCAAGCCCAGGCCCTGGTGACCAGTGAGTTGGAGAAGTTCCAGGACCGCCTGGCCCGGTGCACTATGTATTGCAATGACAAGGCCAGAGATTCGATAGATGCAGGGAGTAAGGAGCTTCAGGTGAAGCGGCAGCTGGAGACCTGTGTGACCAAGTGTGTGGATGACCACATGAACCTCATCCCAACCATGACCAGGAAGATGAAGGAGTCGCTCTCATCCATGGGGAAATAGCTGTCTGCTAGTGGCCATCAGGGCTGAGGGCAGGAATCGATTTAAAAGGAGGAATGGGGATTTGGGTCTTTTAAGGAGAGTTAAGGAATGAGGAAATTAAGGATGGCAGCAAGTCTAAGGCCTTTGTTTCTTTCCTCTGGACGCTGGTTCCTTTGTGTTTCAATCCTagaaagtgaaatggaaaaaaaatggtgCTAAAATTTGGGTCACAGATAGCACAGGAGGTTTGTTGTGAGCCTGAATTTCATGTGGCAAGTACTTCTCCTGCCAATAGGGAGTCTCCCTTGTCCCAAACCAGGGCCCTCCAAGGTACCAGATTCTCCTACTGCACAGATACCAAGAGGCCGGCAGGTTCATGTAACCTGCTTATGGTCTAGTGGAGTATGAAAAGAGGTGTTTCTATTTGTTGCCCACCTGCTGTTCACCAGAAGGATCACTACAACATTTTCCACAAACTAATAAAATCCATGCAGTCACTAATGTCAAAAGGGGCAGGGGGCTTTAGGgggtttgttttgcttgtttttcttttatagacaAGGGCATGACGTTAAGATGTAAAGCTGGGAGAGGCAGTTCGGATAAAAACTTTGAAAGGTTCCCTGCAGGTACTCATTTCTCCATCAAGATGTGGATGTGTGTTTCTTAAAATTCTCACACATTACATCATTCAGCCTGGAGACCCCGCAAAAATGTAAGAAGCGATATCACACTGGTAAGGGAAGCAAGTGTTCCCTCTCACTGGCAGCCATGGTGGGCCCTGAGGCCGCCTGCAGCAGAATCAGCCAAGCGACAAGACAATCTTACAGTGACACTCGGCCTTGAACGGAAGCAGGATTTTGACAGTATTATATGCTCATATTCAGGAACGAACAGTGAAAGAGGAACTATTAGCTACTTAAATAAGAGGGTTGTGAAGTATGGGCTttggaaaaatctgtttttcatgAAACAGAATGAAAGCCTAAACCCAGTGTTGCTTACTTTGCCCCCTGAAATAACAGAGCTTTGTTGAGACAATCCCCTGGCAACAAAAAAGTCAACGGAGGAAAAGTAAGCAACTCGGGGATGAACTGTGGCTCCTTTAGAGCGATAAAGGGACTGCCCTCCATTACCAAATACCACTTTTGCCAGGGCCTTTGCTACATGTGTTGTTCTTGCCCCAGTTCTGGCCTCTTATCATTTTGATaaggaccttgtttttttttaccaacttAGTACTTGAAATGATAATGTCTGTT
Protein-coding sequences here:
- the LOC122441668 gene encoding protein FAM136A, giving the protein MWAPAQPGTARVAMAELQQQLRVQEAVDSMVKSLERENIRKMQGLMFRCSAACCEESHASMQQVHQCIERCHAPLAQAQALVTSELEKFQDRLARCTMYCNDKARDSIDAGSKELQVKRQLETCVTKCVDDHMNLIPTMTRKMKESLSSMGK